A single genomic interval of Flavihumibacter rivuli harbors:
- a CDS encoding acyltransferase family protein: MNKIPALDGCRGLAILLVLGHHFFGQYFPFDAGWTGVDLFFVLSGFLITSILDNMDWNRSNLLRFYRNRALRILPLYFLLLSAFFLWVFFAKHSTVLPGLQYFKEHLPSYFLLTANWPMLRNSYPPLPHLNHLWTISIEAQFYLAWPFFVHLLGKYPSKRIPLLLFSVIMVILFRGFMHSQYHKPTGSENFFNTFSRLDCFLLGTMAYYLGRCTKSDQTILTSGAGLAGLILGTYWWWNKGFYKETPFMETTGFSLVAIIYAYLIYSTSKSSGNFIGRVMQQQWLTIPGKYSYGIYLFHWLLFQSFQIPAYRAFAHLKLPAEYHDLAIGVFFTFLSFAASYLSFHCFEKYFLSKKLPYIKNGLSPDTYPI; encoded by the coding sequence GTGAATAAAATTCCAGCCCTTGATGGTTGCAGAGGTCTCGCCATACTACTGGTACTTGGCCACCATTTTTTCGGGCAATACTTCCCTTTTGATGCCGGCTGGACAGGAGTTGACCTGTTTTTTGTATTATCAGGGTTCCTGATCACCTCGATCCTGGATAATATGGATTGGAACAGGAGTAACTTGCTGCGCTTTTACAGGAACAGGGCACTCCGCATCCTCCCCCTTTATTTCCTGCTTTTGAGCGCGTTCTTTTTATGGGTATTCTTCGCCAAACACTCCACGGTTCTGCCAGGCCTCCAGTATTTCAAGGAACATTTGCCATCCTATTTCCTGTTAACAGCCAACTGGCCGATGCTTAGGAACAGCTACCCTCCCCTTCCCCACCTGAATCACCTATGGACAATCTCCATTGAGGCCCAGTTTTACCTGGCCTGGCCATTCTTTGTTCACCTGCTTGGCAAATACCCGTCAAAAAGAATTCCCCTTCTCCTTTTCAGTGTCATAATGGTCATTCTCTTCCGGGGATTCATGCATTCACAATACCACAAACCAACAGGGTCTGAAAACTTCTTTAACACCTTCTCAAGACTAGACTGTTTCCTGCTCGGTACAATGGCCTATTATTTAGGCAGGTGCACAAAAAGCGATCAAACAATTTTGACAAGTGGGGCAGGGCTGGCAGGGCTAATCCTGGGAACATACTGGTGGTGGAATAAAGGCTTCTATAAGGAAACCCCTTTTATGGAAACAACTGGCTTCTCATTGGTAGCCATAATATATGCCTACCTTATTTATTCAACCAGCAAATCCAGTGGCAATTTTATAGGAAGGGTCATGCAACAGCAATGGCTGACTATTCCAGGCAAATATTCTTATGGGATATACCTATTCCATTGGCTTCTTTTCCAAAGCTTTCAAATCCCGGCTTACAGGGCATTTGCGCATTTAAAGTTACCGGCGGAATACCATGACCTGGCCATTGGCGTATTTTTCACCTTTTTGAGTTTTGCTGCCAGCTACTTATCTTTTCACTGTTTCGAAAAGTATTTCCTTTCAAAAAAGCTACCCTATATTAAGAATGGTTTAAGTCCTGATACATACCCCATTTAA
- a CDS encoding glycosyltransferase family 39 protein, protein MKNSVINQLIKQPFYSLAALWLLVQTLLYMRFGIITVDEAKKYLDEADYFMATGSFSIPKNLFYSMYVLLVAGMKMLGAGITGVYLVQLFINGISTYFFYRLARLYSAPADSLTAYLATFLLIICIPYQAWTTHLYTESLFTSLLILFLYAYAGKGLLSLQAIILLAMVILARPTGILLVPALLLSYFVHLISDKKLSPLSIGAILTGMLFSYFVINHAMKGKGDFDFMLPFTQGHIICDVPGVKVPSTLQLPENPNSLNGMLYFILHNPVYFGELAIKKLWYFLSLQRPYYSALHNLALGAFFYPLYLLAGYGFIRFRKKNSRQSTWLACYCMMFTFTVMLTCDDWLNRFILPVLPVLMLMAGYALSTFIQQTKERIRN, encoded by the coding sequence TTGAAGAATAGTGTAATCAACCAATTAATTAAACAGCCATTCTATTCACTTGCTGCATTATGGCTGTTGGTACAGACCTTACTTTACATGAGGTTTGGGATCATTACGGTTGATGAAGCTAAAAAATACCTCGACGAGGCAGACTATTTCATGGCTACAGGTTCTTTCTCTATCCCCAAGAACCTGTTCTACAGCATGTATGTATTGCTCGTGGCGGGAATGAAAATGTTGGGAGCCGGTATTACAGGGGTTTACCTGGTGCAACTTTTCATCAACGGGATTTCCACCTATTTTTTTTACAGACTAGCCAGACTGTATTCTGCACCCGCAGATTCCCTTACCGCTTACCTGGCAACATTCCTGCTGATCATATGCATTCCTTACCAGGCCTGGACCACACACTTATATACCGAATCCCTTTTCACCAGCCTGTTGATCCTTTTTCTCTATGCCTATGCCGGCAAAGGACTCTTATCCCTACAGGCAATCATACTATTGGCAATGGTGATCCTGGCAAGACCAACAGGCATCCTACTTGTCCCGGCCTTGCTCCTTTCATATTTCGTTCATTTGATTTCCGATAAGAAACTATCCCCTCTTTCTATTGGGGCGATCCTGACCGGGATGCTATTCTCCTATTTTGTAATCAATCATGCTATGAAAGGAAAAGGGGACTTCGATTTCATGCTCCCATTTACACAAGGACATATTATTTGTGATGTACCAGGAGTTAAAGTACCCTCAACCTTACAGCTTCCGGAAAATCCGAACTCCCTCAATGGCATGCTTTACTTTATCCTGCACAATCCTGTTTATTTTGGGGAACTGGCCATCAAAAAGCTATGGTATTTCCTTTCCCTTCAACGCCCCTATTATTCAGCTCTTCATAACCTTGCACTCGGTGCATTCTTCTATCCTCTATACCTCCTGGCCGGCTATGGATTCATCCGGTTCCGCAAAAAAAACAGCAGGCAAAGCACCTGGCTCGCCTGCTATTGTATGATGTTTACTTTTACGGTTATGCTTACCTGTGATGACTGGCTGAACAGGTTTATCCTTCCGGTTTTACCTGTTCTTATGCTAATGGCTGGTTATGCGCTCAGCACCTTCATCCAACAAACGAAGGAAAGGATCCGCAATTAG
- the hscA gene encoding Fe-S protein assembly chaperone HscA encodes MAKIGINIATGSLQQEEMIVGIDLGTTNSLVAIIHPESRKPLALKEHNSSSLVPSVVHFGEHNVVTVGEEARKFLITDPANTIFSAKRLMGKSYNDIRQNADFFTYKVIDDNTESLVKVQVGDRFYSPIELSSFILKELKARAEHILKTPVTKAVITVPAYFNDAQRQATRDAGKLAGLDVLRIVNEPTAASLAYGLGLDPAQEKTIAVYDLGGGTFDISILKISNGIFEVLSTNGDTYLGGDDFDRAIVRQWMKEHGITDETIRTNKELAQALRLKAEAAKKHLSNHEVFIDSIDKFHLQITVAEFNKVTAELVNRTIECCRAAMKDAGLEVNQIDEVVMVGGSTRVPLVKKMVSAFFGREVHDELNPDEVVAMGAAVQADILSGNNKDFLLLDITPLSLGIETMGGLMDVLIPRNSKIPTRVGRQYTTQKDGQSGMRIAVYQGERDLVKDNRKLAEFNLTGIPAMPAGLPKVEVSFLINADGILVVKAKEIRSGVETSIEVKPQYGLTDEEVEKMLLDSITHAKEDIATRALVEARTEARQLIDTTLNFIEKNREFLTEQEITETMGAIEGLEKLILSGNKDQVQGAVEALNNLSRPYAERLMDQAISMAMKGKKI; translated from the coding sequence ATGGCAAAAATTGGCATTAATATAGCGACTGGCAGTTTGCAGCAGGAGGAAATGATCGTTGGCATCGACCTTGGTACCACAAACAGCCTGGTTGCCATTATCCACCCGGAAAGCAGAAAGCCGCTGGCCCTAAAGGAACATAATAGTTCATCGCTGGTCCCATCGGTGGTTCATTTTGGCGAACATAATGTAGTGACGGTAGGTGAGGAAGCGAGGAAGTTCCTGATCACCGATCCTGCGAATACCATCTTCTCTGCGAAACGGTTGATGGGTAAATCCTACAATGATATCCGGCAAAACGCGGATTTTTTTACTTACAAGGTAATTGACGACAATACCGAAAGCCTTGTCAAGGTTCAGGTAGGGGACCGTTTTTATTCTCCCATCGAGTTGTCTTCTTTCATATTAAAGGAGTTGAAGGCCAGGGCTGAGCATATCCTTAAGACACCTGTTACCAAGGCGGTCATAACGGTTCCCGCCTATTTCAATGATGCCCAAAGGCAGGCCACCAGGGATGCGGGTAAGCTGGCAGGGCTTGATGTCCTGAGGATCGTAAATGAGCCAACGGCCGCCAGCCTGGCTTATGGTTTAGGCCTGGATCCTGCACAGGAAAAAACAATCGCTGTTTATGACCTGGGCGGCGGAACCTTTGATATTTCCATCCTGAAGATCAGTAATGGTATTTTCGAAGTATTGTCGACCAATGGGGATACTTATTTGGGGGGTGATGATTTCGACCGGGCAATCGTGCGCCAGTGGATGAAAGAGCACGGCATTACCGATGAAACGATAAGGACAAATAAAGAGTTGGCCCAGGCGCTGCGACTTAAAGCGGAAGCTGCCAAAAAACACCTTAGTAACCATGAGGTATTTATTGATTCAATCGACAAATTCCATTTGCAGATAACAGTGGCCGAGTTCAATAAGGTAACTGCTGAACTCGTTAACAGGACCATTGAATGCTGCAGGGCAGCCATGAAGGATGCCGGGCTGGAAGTTAACCAGATTGATGAGGTGGTTATGGTGGGTGGTTCTACCAGGGTGCCCTTGGTGAAGAAGATGGTTAGTGCGTTTTTTGGCCGCGAGGTACATGATGAATTGAACCCGGATGAGGTTGTTGCCATGGGAGCCGCTGTACAGGCTGATATCCTTTCCGGTAACAATAAGGACTTCCTCTTGCTGGATATTACACCGCTTTCCCTTGGTATTGAAACGATGGGGGGATTAATGGATGTTTTGATTCCAAGGAACTCAAAGATCCCCACCAGGGTTGGCAGGCAATATACCACGCAGAAGGATGGCCAGTCGGGGATGAGGATAGCGGTTTACCAGGGCGAACGTGACCTTGTTAAGGATAATAGGAAATTGGCGGAATTCAATCTTACGGGCATTCCTGCCATGCCAGCCGGTTTGCCCAAGGTTGAGGTTAGTTTCCTGATCAATGCGGATGGGATACTTGTGGTAAAAGCAAAGGAGATAAGAAGTGGGGTAGAGACCAGCATTGAAGTGAAGCCGCAATATGGCTTAACAGACGAGGAAGTTGAGAAGATGTTATTGGATTCTATAACCCATGCAAAGGAGGATATCGCAACCCGGGCATTGGTAGAGGCCCGGACAGAAGCTCGTCAGTTGATCGATACAACCCTCAACTTTATCGAGAAGAACAGGGAATTCCTTACCGAACAGGAAATAACGGAAACAATGGGGGCAATTGAAGGACTGGAAAAATTGATCCTTAGTGGTAACAAAGACCAGGTTCAGGGTGCAGTAGAAGCATTGAATAATTTATCCAGGCCATATGCCGAAAGGTTGATGGACCAGGCAATATCCATGGCCATGAAAGGTAAGAAGATCTAA
- a CDS encoding C25 family cysteine peptidase, whose translation MLRTIKIFLSFFLFTILLSAGIPGAFAQSFNNEWINYNNTYYKFKAGKDGLVRIPQTTLQASGLAGFPVENLRLFRNGVEVPFYSTSSSGLLPANGFIEFWGQANDGEPDNVLYRKPENQHVKKHSLHSDTAVYFLTYDNAVTGKRYLNSNNNIAGNTLPAEPYFMHTIGNYFREQINLGLAAPLDQYVYSSSYDIGEFWSSWDIAQRATRTINHTNLQVEPTGPSATIKYGAFGNSPIERRVRLTVNNTLLEEAAMNFFTDRVSTVNLPVSLLASGNASVAFTNVQPPRPPSGADPYRDRFVLSFYEITYPRRFNFGGASTFYFEVQGNPAGNYIEITNFSAGSAVPVLYDLETLERYEANIDDPTRLRFRLNGSNAKRKLVLSSTAPASLTIVNSLQEKKFLDINNPSQQGNYLIVSNPRLFSGSSGNNPVEDYRAYRSSAAGGGYNAKVYDINELTDQFAFGIKGHPLAIKNFIRYARERFPGGISNVFLIGRGVNYLDYRYIDWNTGIYYTQPQLDELNMVPTYGFPGSDNMLSSASSTSPLAVTNIGRLSVINGKEIEDYLEKVKEYESAQQNNAYTIKDRLWMKNVLHVTGASESLLATALCNYMNSFRNQIADTLTGSNVTVLCKNVAVGQDQGSVNKVRSLFEEGLSLLTYFGHSSATTLEFNIEDPSAYNNPGKYPVFSVNGCSAGDFFKYNPQRFSYLETLSERFTLAKQRGGIAFIASTHLGIVYYLNIYLNAFYDRIGKSDYGATLGELTKDALAGLISSTGPLEFLARTHAEQITLHGDPALKFNHQEKPDYVVEAPLLNINPAFISIAEQKFKVDLRYYNMGKASSDSIKVEVKRFFPDGSSVTLFSGKRKAVKYIDSLSFEIPIVPTRDKGSNRILVTLDGDNLIDEMDEGNNIVSKEFFIYEDEARPAFPYNYSIVNKPTQKLYVSTANPFSSMKQYVMEIDTTSLFNSPLKKQVVVSSIGGVIEFDPQVSFMDSTVYYWRTSVVPPDGGFYKWNVFSFLYKSNEQSGFNQSHTLQHTASELASISIDSVSGAWQYGTTPNDLYVTNGVFPTAANQAADFSVVYNGNTDIISVCGISNIIFNVFDPKSFKPWFNALAGQPSKYGSDPVCGNERAYNFQFNILDQNKRRRIVEFMDLIPDGHYVVVRNTSGTNPASNTYPSTWQRDTTVLGPGNSMYHRLLQQGFTAVDSFNRPRAFLFIYRKNKQNEFQPVFTFSEGVFDKINLAAECLTIDTAAFIKSPEFGPAKAWKRLKWDGRSLESPSTDQPKVLVIGRDGAGNESVLKTIEPTNRDVDVSDINANQFPYLRLQMRNADSINLSPFQLDYWRLVYDPAPEGALAPNLFFTTKDTVEMGEPVNFGIAFKNISNYPFDSIKVKVILTDKDNVPHELPVSLTKPLISGDTVMFRYTIDSRAFPGLNTLYIDFNPDNHQPEQYHFNNFLFRNLYVKADNKNPLLDVTFDGIHILNRDIVSAKPHIQVKLKDESKFMLLKDTSLLSVKVKFPDNTVRTYRFDNDTVRFTPATNGADNTATIDFYPAFTTTFNEETGVDNYELIVQGKDASNNQSGTVAYNVEFSVVNKPMISNLLNYPNPFTTSTAFVFTITGSEVPTNFKIQILTVTGKIVREITGDELGPLHIGRNITEFKWDGTDQYGQRLANGVYLYRVITGLNGKRLEKFEDGSGTDKFFNKGYGKMYLMR comes from the coding sequence ATGTTGCGTACCATAAAAATATTCCTGTCCTTTTTCCTGTTTACCATTCTGTTGTCAGCAGGTATTCCTGGTGCTTTTGCGCAATCCTTCAACAATGAATGGATCAATTATAATAATACCTATTATAAATTCAAGGCGGGGAAGGACGGTCTTGTTAGAATTCCCCAAACCACCCTGCAGGCTTCGGGCCTGGCCGGATTCCCGGTAGAGAACCTGCGGCTTTTCCGGAATGGGGTGGAAGTGCCTTTTTATTCCACTTCGTCCTCCGGGTTGCTGCCTGCCAATGGTTTCATTGAATTCTGGGGTCAGGCAAATGATGGGGAACCGGATAATGTATTATACCGTAAGCCGGAGAACCAGCATGTTAAAAAGCATAGCCTGCATAGTGATACAGCAGTGTATTTCCTGACCTATGATAATGCTGTTACGGGAAAGCGTTACCTGAACAGCAATAACAATATTGCCGGGAATACCCTCCCGGCTGAACCTTATTTCATGCACACCATTGGGAATTATTTCAGGGAGCAGATCAACCTGGGGCTAGCAGCCCCACTTGACCAATATGTGTATTCTTCCTCATATGATATAGGGGAGTTTTGGTCCAGTTGGGATATTGCCCAGAGGGCTACCCGTACCATTAACCACACCAATTTGCAGGTTGAGCCAACCGGTCCGTCGGCTACCATTAAGTATGGAGCATTTGGTAACTCTCCCATTGAAAGAAGGGTAAGGCTAACGGTGAATAATACCCTTCTGGAAGAAGCCGCCATGAACTTTTTTACTGACCGGGTCAGTACGGTCAACCTGCCGGTTAGTCTTTTGGCCAGCGGCAATGCTTCTGTTGCCTTCACCAATGTGCAGCCACCCAGGCCGCCATCCGGTGCTGACCCCTACAGGGACAGGTTTGTACTTTCCTTTTATGAGATAACTTATCCCCGCAGGTTTAATTTTGGGGGAGCGAGTACCTTCTATTTTGAAGTTCAGGGAAACCCGGCCGGTAATTATATTGAGATCACCAACTTCTCAGCCGGCAGCGCGGTTCCTGTTTTGTATGACCTGGAAACACTGGAACGCTATGAAGCCAATATAGATGATCCTACCAGGTTAAGGTTCAGGCTGAATGGAAGTAACGCAAAAAGAAAGCTGGTATTGAGTTCCACAGCGCCTGCCTCCCTGACTATTGTCAATTCCCTGCAGGAAAAGAAGTTTCTGGATATCAATAATCCTTCCCAGCAGGGGAATTACCTGATCGTCTCCAATCCAAGGTTGTTCAGCGGTTCTTCGGGTAATAACCCGGTAGAGGATTACAGGGCTTATCGTAGTTCTGCTGCCGGCGGAGGCTATAACGCCAAGGTATATGATATCAATGAACTCACCGACCAGTTTGCCTTTGGTATCAAGGGGCATCCCCTCGCCATAAAGAATTTTATTCGCTATGCAAGGGAACGCTTCCCGGGTGGAATTAGCAATGTATTCCTGATTGGAAGGGGGGTAAACTACCTTGATTACCGATACATTGATTGGAATACCGGAATATATTATACCCAACCCCAATTAGATGAGCTGAACATGGTGCCTACCTATGGTTTTCCTGGTTCGGATAACATGCTTAGCTCTGCCTCTTCAACGAGTCCTTTGGCCGTTACCAATATCGGAAGGCTTTCCGTTATCAATGGCAAGGAAATAGAGGATTACCTGGAGAAGGTAAAGGAGTATGAATCTGCGCAGCAAAACAATGCATATACCATTAAGGACAGGTTATGGATGAAGAATGTTTTACATGTAACCGGCGCCAGTGAATCCCTTCTGGCTACGGCTTTGTGTAATTACATGAATAGTTTCCGTAACCAGATAGCCGATACCCTGACCGGCAGTAATGTTACCGTTCTTTGTAAGAATGTTGCGGTAGGGCAGGATCAGGGTTCTGTGAATAAGGTGAGGTCGCTTTTCGAAGAAGGTCTTTCCCTTCTGACCTATTTTGGTCACTCTTCTGCCACCACCCTTGAATTCAATATAGAAGACCCCTCTGCCTACAATAACCCGGGTAAGTACCCCGTTTTTTCCGTGAATGGTTGTAGTGCAGGTGATTTCTTTAAATATAACCCGCAGCGATTCTCATACCTGGAAACCTTGTCTGAGAGATTTACCCTGGCAAAACAACGTGGTGGCATAGCCTTCATTGCCAGCACCCATCTGGGTATCGTTTATTACCTGAATATATACCTGAATGCCTTTTATGACAGGATCGGCAAGTCAGATTACGGGGCCACACTCGGTGAGCTTACCAAGGATGCACTTGCAGGATTGATTTCATCAACAGGTCCACTGGAGTTCCTGGCTAGGACACATGCTGAACAGATCACCCTTCATGGGGATCCGGCTTTGAAGTTCAATCACCAGGAAAAGCCGGATTATGTAGTAGAAGCACCCTTGTTGAATATTAATCCCGCATTTATCTCTATTGCCGAACAGAAATTTAAGGTTGATCTCAGGTATTATAACATGGGTAAGGCAAGTTCAGACTCTATCAAGGTAGAAGTAAAACGCTTCTTTCCCGATGGTAGTTCAGTTACACTTTTCTCCGGTAAGCGAAAGGCCGTTAAGTATATCGATTCACTGAGCTTTGAAATTCCCATTGTTCCAACCAGGGATAAGGGTTCAAACAGGATACTGGTTACCCTTGATGGGGATAATCTCATAGATGAAATGGATGAAGGAAACAATATTGTATCCAAGGAGTTCTTCATTTATGAGGATGAGGCCAGGCCGGCATTCCCCTATAACTACTCCATCGTAAATAAACCGACTCAGAAACTTTATGTCTCTACTGCCAACCCGTTCAGCAGCATGAAGCAATATGTGATGGAGATAGATACCACTTCATTATTCAATTCGCCATTAAAGAAACAAGTGGTCGTGAGTTCCATAGGCGGGGTTATTGAGTTTGATCCCCAGGTTAGTTTCATGGATAGCACGGTTTACTACTGGCGTACTTCAGTAGTGCCGCCCGATGGAGGTTTCTATAAGTGGAATGTCTTTTCCTTCCTCTATAAGTCTAATGAGCAGTCTGGTTTTAACCAGTCCCATACACTGCAGCATACCGCTTCTGAACTGGCCAGTATTTCCATTGATTCTGTTTCTGGGGCCTGGCAATATGGAACCACCCCCAACGACCTGTACGTGACAAATGGGGTATTCCCGACCGCAGCCAACCAGGCGGCAGACTTCTCGGTTGTGTATAATGGTAATACTGATATTATCAGTGTCTGTGGTATTTCTAATATTATCTTCAATGTATTTGATCCCAAATCATTCAAGCCCTGGTTCAATGCTTTGGCCGGCCAGCCCAGCAAGTATGGATCAGATCCGGTTTGTGGAAATGAAAGGGCCTATAATTTCCAATTCAATATCCTTGACCAGAACAAACGTAGGAGGATAGTAGAATTTATGGACCTCATTCCCGACGGGCATTATGTAGTGGTTAGGAATACGTCCGGAACGAACCCGGCTTCCAATACCTATCCGTCAACTTGGCAAAGGGATACAACCGTATTGGGCCCTGGCAATTCTATGTACCATAGGCTGCTACAGCAAGGGTTTACAGCTGTTGACTCTTTCAACAGGCCGCGCGCCTTCCTTTTCATTTACCGGAAAAACAAACAGAATGAGTTCCAGCCGGTCTTTACCTTTTCCGAAGGGGTCTTCGATAAGATCAACCTGGCTGCAGAGTGTTTGACTATCGATACTGCAGCATTTATTAAGTCGCCGGAGTTTGGACCGGCCAAGGCCTGGAAGAGGTTGAAATGGGATGGGAGGTCATTGGAATCACCATCAACGGACCAGCCGAAGGTCCTTGTGATCGGCCGTGATGGTGCCGGTAATGAATCTGTCCTGAAAACCATTGAACCAACCAATAGGGATGTGGATGTATCGGATATCAACGCCAATCAATTCCCCTACCTGCGTTTGCAAATGAGGAATGCCGATTCCATCAACCTGTCACCTTTCCAACTGGATTACTGGAGGTTGGTATATGATCCGGCTCCTGAAGGCGCCCTGGCCCCGAACCTTTTCTTTACAACCAAGGATACGGTTGAAATGGGAGAGCCGGTGAATTTCGGGATCGCCTTCAAGAATATCAGCAATTATCCTTTTGATAGCATTAAGGTAAAGGTGATATTGACAGATAAGGATAATGTGCCACATGAGTTGCCTGTATCACTTACCAAACCACTAATTAGCGGGGATACCGTAATGTTCAGGTATACCATCGATTCAAGGGCCTTCCCAGGCTTGAATACCTTATATATTGATTTTAATCCTGACAACCACCAGCCGGAGCAGTATCATTTTAATAACTTCCTCTTCCGGAACCTATATGTTAAGGCCGATAATAAGAACCCATTATTGGATGTGACTTTCGATGGTATCCATATTCTCAACAGGGATATTGTTTCAGCAAAACCGCATATCCAGGTCAAACTGAAAGATGAATCGAAGTTTATGTTATTGAAGGATACTTCGCTGCTTTCCGTAAAAGTTAAATTCCCTGATAATACGGTTAGGACCTACCGGTTCGATAATGATACGGTGAGGTTTACACCTGCCACCAATGGAGCCGATAATACCGCTACCATTGATTTTTACCCGGCATTCACCACCACATTCAATGAAGAGACGGGGGTGGACAATTATGAATTGATCGTACAGGGTAAGGATGCCAGCAATAACCAATCCGGAACAGTGGCTTACAATGTAGAGTTTTCTGTTGTAAATAAGCCAATGATTTCCAATCTCTTAAATTATCCTAATCCATTCACTACCTCAACTGCATTTGTGTTCACGATAACGGGTTCCGAAGTGCCAACCAACTTCAAGATCCAGATCCTCACGGTAACCGGCAAGATTGTCCGGGAAATCACTGGTGATGAGTTGGGGCCGCTTCATATCGGACGCAACATTACTGAGTTCAAGTGGGATGGTACGGACCAGTACGGGCAGCGTCTGGCCAATGGGGTCTACCTCTATAGGGTAATTACAGGCTTGAATGGAAAGCGCCTGGAAAAATTTGAGGATGGCAGTGGAACAGACAAGTTCTTTAACAAAGGGTATGGAAAAATGTATTTGATGAGATAA
- a CDS encoding PorV/PorQ family protein, with protein sequence MIKKVKLLILPLILMHVWVNAQFRKYSNEFLNIGAGARGLSMGSAQVASVADGTAGYWNPAGLVNVKDQPQINLMHAEYFAGIGKYDFGNIAIPLSGGKRTIGLSILRFAVDDIPNTVFLVEPDGSINFANITTFSSADYAFLFSYAQELKTKSPDKKLSLGFNAKVIHRKAGDFATAWGFGFDAALQYKNKRFQAGLVARDVTTTFNAWSYSINDKMREVFYVTQNEIPVKSTELTAPKLIAGASYNFKLNKNMNLLAEANLDFTFDGRRNTVISSSAVSVDPKLGLEAGYKNVFFVRAGINNFQRALEDDDSTYTKKVWIFQPALGAGFRLSNVMIDYAFTNLANQSNPLYTHVFSLKLDLVKNKKKK encoded by the coding sequence ATGATTAAAAAGGTCAAATTACTGATCCTACCCCTTATCCTGATGCATGTATGGGTGAATGCCCAATTCCGGAAGTATTCCAATGAATTCCTCAATATTGGAGCTGGTGCCCGGGGGCTGTCCATGGGCAGCGCACAGGTTGCTTCGGTAGCCGATGGTACTGCGGGGTACTGGAATCCTGCGGGTCTGGTAAATGTCAAGGACCAACCCCAGATCAACCTGATGCATGCGGAATATTTTGCCGGCATCGGCAAATATGACTTTGGAAATATTGCTATTCCATTATCTGGCGGTAAAAGGACAATTGGTCTTTCCATCCTGCGGTTTGCCGTGGATGATATCCCTAATACCGTATTCCTGGTAGAACCCGACGGCAGTATCAATTTTGCCAATATCACCACCTTTTCCTCAGCCGATTATGCTTTTTTGTTTTCCTATGCCCAGGAATTAAAAACAAAAAGTCCGGACAAGAAGCTTAGCCTCGGGTTCAATGCAAAGGTGATCCATCGAAAGGCCGGTGATTTTGCGACCGCCTGGGGTTTTGGTTTTGATGCAGCTTTGCAATACAAGAACAAGCGATTCCAGGCCGGTTTGGTGGCAAGGGATGTTACTACCACTTTTAATGCCTGGTCCTATAGTATCAATGATAAGATGCGGGAGGTGTTCTATGTTACCCAGAACGAGATACCCGTAAAGTCTACCGAATTGACCGCTCCCAAGCTTATTGCCGGGGCTTCCTATAACTTCAAGTTGAACAAGAACATGAACCTGCTGGCGGAGGCTAACCTCGACTTTACCTTTGATGGCAGGAGGAATACGGTCATCAGTTCCAGTGCTGTAAGTGTTGATCCTAAACTCGGGCTTGAAGCGGGATATAAGAATGTGTTTTTTGTCAGAGCGGGAATCAACAACTTCCAGCGTGCCCTTGAAGATGATGACAGCACCTATACCAAAAAGGTCTGGATCTTCCAGCCGGCCCTGGGCGCAGGGTTCAGGTTGTCGAATGTAATGATCGATTATGCATTCACCAACCTGGCCAACCAATCCAACCCTTTATATACACATGTGTTCTCTTTGAAGCTTGACCTTGTAAAGAACAAAAAGAAAAAGTAA